The Oncorhynchus masou masou isolate Uvic2021 chromosome 31, UVic_Omas_1.1, whole genome shotgun sequence genome includes a region encoding these proteins:
- the LOC135524196 gene encoding acylglycerol kinase, mitochondrial-like — protein MARVVKVFGTLRNHWKKSTVAACALSYGGHWLYGKHCDNLLRKEACLVAREYGRQQISPQEQLRKATVILNPAACSGKANTLFEKNAAPILHLAGVEVTLVKTDYEGQAKKLMELMEQTDMLIVAGGDGTLQEVITGLLRRADQESFSKTPIGFIPLGSHNSLSESLHILSDNQVKHITSATLSILQGETVPLDVLQIKGEKDQPVFALIGLRWGAFRDVAATIKKYWYLGPLKTKAAHWFSTLREWPQVREASVSYLAPTLRPPDLPEQKPQRPHLMYRIAHRLKNYWYPPIPEPPKAEEPERWNERMLSTLELSIHTQNKNPVQTRTDDSLLVCVEPDSFSVGEFITVGEKKMEDATAFTRKSLKLEASACQLNLPEEGAGFYNIDNEEYEAMSVEVTLLPRKLHFFCSTERREQLLTQVQ, from the exons ATGGCTCGGGTTGTGAAGGTGTTTGGGACTCTGCGGAATCACTGGAAGAAGTCCACAGTCGCTGCGTGTGCCCTGTCATACGGTGGACACTGGTTGTATGGTAAACACTG TGATAATCTGCTGCGAAAAGAAGCTTGTCTGGTGGCCAGG GAATATGGACGTCAGCAGATTTCACCACAGGAGCAGCTGAGGAAAGCCACTGTCATCCTAAACCCAGCAGCTTGTAGTGG GAAAGCCAATACTTTATTTGAGAAGAATGCTGCCCCTATATTACACCTGGCTGGTGTGGAGGTGACACTAGTAAAG ACAGACTATGAGGGCCAGGCGAAGAAATTGATGGAGCTGATGGAGCAAACAGACATGCTGATTGTGGCTGGAGGGGATGGCACTCTACAAGAGGTTATCACTGGTCTGCTGCGGAGGGCTGATCAA GAGTCCTTCAGTAAAACTCCCATAGGATTCATCCCTCTGGGTTCCCACAATTCCCTGAGTGAGAGTCTGCACATCCTCAGTGACAATCAGGTGAA ACACATCACATCGGCCACACTGTCCATCTTGCAAGGAGAAACGGTACCCCTGGATGTGCTGCAGATCAAG GGAGAGAAAGACCAGCCAGTGTTTGCCCTAATTGGTCTACGGTGGGGGGCCTTCAGAGATGTGGCTGCCACCATCAAAAA ATATTGGTACCTTGGCCCCTTGAAGACAAAAGCAGCTCATTGGTTTAGTACATTACGG GAGTGGCCCCAGGTTCGTGAGGCCTCTGTGTCCTACCTGGCACCCACCCTTCGCCCCCCTGACCTGCCTGAACAGAAGCCCCAGCGCCCCCACCTAATGTACCGAATCGCCCACAGACTGAAAAATTACTGGTACCCACCTATTCCAG AGCCTCCAAAAGCGGAGGAgccagagagatggaatgagaggATGTTGTCTACTTTAGAGCTGTCGATCCACACCCAGAACAAAAACCCTGTCCAGACG CGTACAGACGACTccctgttggtgtgtgtggagccAGACTCCTTCAGTGTGGGAGAGTTCATCACTGTTGG agagaaaaaaatggaGGATGCAACTGCATTCACAAgaaaatcactgaaactggaggCCAGTGCATGTCAACTCAATCTGCCTGAG GAAGGCGCTGGCTTCTACAACATTGACAATGAGGAGTACGAGGCCATGTCAGTGGAGGTGACGCTGTTGCCACGGAAACTGCACTTCTTCTGTAGCACAGAGCGCAGAGAGCAGCTCCTCACACAGGTCCAGTGA